One region of Citrus sinensis cultivar Valencia sweet orange chromosome 6, DVS_A1.0, whole genome shotgun sequence genomic DNA includes:
- the LOC107178812 gene encoding protein FAR1-RELATED SEQUENCE 5-like, with protein sequence MHRVGIRPSQIHEYMVQCSGGYSEVGYMRRDVENVVASQKRKQLQDFDSESCIAYLNGKKSSDPSFYFEYTIDDEHRLGDIFWCDGGCRADYAIFGDVIAFDTTYRTNAYLKPLVVIVGINHHYKTTIFGFALLTAETEQAYTWLLVTFLHAMEGKHPKAVLTDGDKAMRKAISTTLPQSIHRLCCWHLERNAQSNVGRTEFTADFKDCMLYTKDHQDFQDKWDAMVRKHQVESNEWVKKMYVDRNLWAEPYFKWQFLGGMRSTQRCEGFNAFLNYYVNRKLRLIEFVDQIDRLMSKQREMEGKDDFDSSYGSPVLCTHLRQYEQQAGEIYTKSMFEKVRTELNKEGLLFIKGYVDDISTRTYSIGEFRKANKEWKVVFHHQTKLAACQCQLLERLGIPCSHSYTVLKAEDVQSIPECMQLMRWLKTAKINNPPQNDDQAEKVYMSKLVRIGLVNAACKSLQYLAGNSLKAYKEAMKGIHSLTLRLQSMSLTTTEQDFERNPDVI encoded by the coding sequence ATGCACCGTGTGGGCATAAGGCCTTCTCAGATTCATGAGTACATGGTCCAATGTTCTGGTGGATATAGCGAGGTCGGCTACATGAGAAGGGATGTAGAAAATGTGGTTGCAAGTCAGAAGCGAAAACAACTACAGGATTTTGATTCTGAGTCGTGCATAGCATATCTGAATGGGAAGAAAAGTTCTGACCCTTCTTTCTATTTCGAGTACACAATTGACGACGAACATAGATTGGGTGATATTTTTTGGTGTGATGGTGGTTGTAGGGCAGATTATGCAATATTTGGAGATGTTATTGCATTCGACACAACTTACCGGACAAATGCTTACCTCAAACCCTTAGTTGTTATTGTAGGCATTAACCACCACTATAAAACAACAATCTTTGGGTTTGCTTTGCTGACGGCAGAAACTGAACAGGCCTATACGTGGTTGTTGGTGACATTTTTGCATGCTATGGAGGGTAAACATCCAAAGGCAGTCTTGACTGACGGAGACAAAGCAATGCGCAAAGCAATTTCAACAACACTTCCACAATCAATCCATAGGCTGTGCTGTTGGCACCTTGAGAGGAATGCACAATCAAATGTCGGGAGAACAGAATTTACGGCTGACTTTAAGGATTGCATGCTCTACACAAAGGACCATCAAGATTTTCAAGATAAATGGGATGCGATGGTGCGTAAACATCAAGTTGAAAGTAATGAATGGGTGAAGAAAATGTATGTTGACAGAAATTTATGGGCAGAACCTTATTTCAAATGGCAGTTCTTGGGGGGGATGCGAAGCACACAGAGATGCGAGGGATTTAATGCTTTCTTGAACTATTATGTGAATAGGAAACTTCGATTAATCGAATTTGTGGATCAAATTGACAGGTTAATGAGCAAACAGCGAGAGATGGAGGGAAAAGATGATTTTGACAGCTCATATGGGTCACCGGTATTGTGCACCCACCTAAGACAATATGAGCAGCAAGCTGGGGAAATTTACACGAAGTCCATGTTTGAGAAAGTCCGTACGGAACTGAATAAGGAGGGATTGCTTTTTATCAAAGGATATGTGGATGACATAAGCACCCGGACTTACAGCATCGGGGAGTTCCGAAAGGCAAACAAAGAGTGGAAGGTTGTATTCCATCACCAAACCaagcttgctgcatgtcagtGCCAACTTCTAGAGAGGCTGGGCATACCTTGTTCACATTCATATACGGTTTTAAAGGCTGAGGATGTTCAATCAATTCCAGAATGTATGCAACTGATGCGGTGGCTTAAAACTGCAAAGATAAACAACCCTCCGCAAAATGATGACCAAGCAGAGAAGGTGTACATGAGCAAACTGGTGCGTATAGGTTTAGTCAATGCAGCATGCAAGAGCTTGCAGTATCTTGCTGGCAACAGCCTCAAAGCATACAAAGAAGCGATGAAAGGAATCCACAGCCTGACATTGCGGCTCCAATCTATGTCCTTGACAACAACTGAACAAGATTTTGAGAGAAATCCCGATGTAATTTGA